A window of Streptomyces sp. NBC_01241 genomic DNA:
GGGAGCGGCCGCCGAGGACGGCCGGACCCCGTCCATCTGGGACACGTACTGCAGGGTGCCGGGCATGGTCGTCCGCGGCGAGAACGGCGATGTCGCCTGCGACCACTACCACCGGATGCCCGAGGACGTGCGGCTGATCGCCGACCTGGGCGTCGACACGTACCGGTTCTCGCTCGCCTGGCCGCGCATCCAGCCGGGCGGCCGGGGCCCGGCCAACGCGAAGGGCCTGGACTTCTACCGGCGCCTCGTCGACGAGCTGGAGTCCAGGGGCATCACGCCGTGGATCACCCTCTACCACTGGGACCTCCCGCAGGAGCTGGAGGACGCGGGCGGCTGGCCGGCCCGTGACACGGCCTACCGTTTCGCCGAGTACGCCGCCCTCGCCTACGACGCGCTCGGTGACCGGGTCAAGCACTGGACGACGCTGAACGAGCCCTGGTGTTCGGCCATGCTCGGTTACGCGTACGGCAACCAGGCCCCCGGCCGGAAGAACTTCGGCGACGCGATCCACGCCGTCCACCATCTGCTCCTCGGCCACGGCCTCGCCGCGCGGGCCATCCGCGAGACGGCCGCCGCCCGCGGCAACGAGCTCGAACTCGGCATCACGCTCAACCTCGGTACCGCCACCCCCGAGACCGACAGCCACGAGGACGCCGAAGCCTGCCGACGTGCCGACGGCCTCGGCCGCCGCCTCTACCTCGACCCGATCGTCAAGGGCGCCTACCCCGAGGACGTCATCGCCGACCTTGCCCTGCAGAACGTCGAACTCCCGGTCGAGAAGGGCGACTTGGCCGTCATCTCCACCCCGATCGACGTCCTCGGTGTCAACTTCTACCGGGGCACGCTCTTCTCCGGCTTCACCCAGGAGGGCTCACCGGTGGGCGCCGACGGCCTGCCCGTCACCCGTGGTGTGGAGCGCGACCTGCCGCGTACCGCGATGGACTGGGAGATCACCCCCACCGCCCTCACGGACCTGCTGGTGCACCTGGAGAGGGACTACGGCGTCCCGACGGTCATCACCGAGAACGGTGCCGCGTTCGACGACACCGTCTCCGAGGACGGACAGATCCACGACGCCGACCGCACCACCTACCTCGCCGACCACATCACCGCCGTGGCCGCGGCCCGCTCAGAAGGGGCGGATGTCAGGGGCTACTTCGCCTGGTCGCTGATGGACAACTTCGAATGGTCCTACGGCTACGACAAGCGGTTCGGCATCGTCCGCGTCGACTACGACACGCAGGAGCGGACGCTGAAGGACAGCGCCAAGTGGTACCGCGACACGATCCGCCTCACCCGCGACGCGTAGTCCGGTCGGCGCGCGGGAAGCCGGCCCGTGTGGGTGACCGGGCAGGCGTCAACCACGTGGGTTAGCTTCGAGATATGCGGAACGGGCTGTTCCTGACCTTGTTGGCCGGCCTGCTGCTGATTCTGTCGGCGGTCGTGCTCGCCGATGCGTCGACCGCTGCACCCGCCGCGGTCGGTGCATCGACCATCAACGATGTCGCGCAGGCGCTGCGCAAGAACCCGGTGTACGTCGACCCGGCCGCCGCCGCCCAGCTCTCCCCGGGCCAGGCGGCCGCCCTGACGAAGAAGATCAAGGACGCCGACAAGCCCGTGTTCGTGGTCGTACTCCCGCGGACCCCGGCGTTTCCCGAGCAGAGCCTGCTCACCACCCTGCGCGCGGACACCGGCATCACCGGCGTCTACGCGGTCCGTCTCGGCAACGGATTCAACGCCGGCGCCGACCCGCGGGTGATGTCCACCCGAACGGTCCAGAACCTGACCGCCGCGGTCAAGGCGCCCGGCACGGACATCGATGCCGCGACCCAGCTGAACGCCTTCGTGGACCGGGCCGTCGAACAGGCCCGGGGCAGGGCCCCCGCCTCCTGGGGCGGCTCCTCGGCGGGCAGCGGACCGTCGTCCGTCGTCGGACTGATCACGGCTGCCGCGATCCTGGTGCTGGGCGCCGGTACGGCGTACACGATTTTCCGGCGCAACCGGAAGCGCAAGGAGAACGAGGAGCAGGCCGCGCTCGACAAGCTCCGCCTCGTCGTGGACGAGGACATCACCGCGTACGGCGAAACCCTGGACCGGCTGGACTTCCACCCCGCCGAGCCGGGCGCCGACGACGTCATGCGCGGCGACTACGAACGGGCACTCGACTCCTACGAGAGCGCGAAGACCCGCATGTCCCGGGCCCGGCGCCCGTCCGACGTGCGCGGGGTCACCCAGGCCCTGGAGGACGGCCGGTTCTCCCTCGCGGTCCTTCAGGCCCGCCGCACCGGCACCGAGCCGCCCGCCCGCCGCCCGCCGTGCTTCTTCGACCCGCGCCACGGCCCCTCGGTCGCCGACGCCCGGTGGTCCCCGTCCGGCGGCACGGCCCGCGAGGTCCCGGTCTGCGCGGCGGACGAGATCCGGCTGCGCGAGGGCGAGGAACCGCTGAGCCGCACCGTCGACACGGGCGACGGCCGCCGCCGCCCGTACTGGGAGGCGGGCCCGGCGTACGGCCCCTGGGCGGGTGGCTACTTCGGCGGCGGTCTGCTCCCCGGCCTGCTGGCCGGCACGGTCCTCGGCTCGATGCTGTCCTCCCCGGCGTACGCGGACGAGTACGGCGGCGGAGACTTCGGCTCCGGCGGTGACTGGAGCGGCGGTGACGGCTCCGGTTCCGACTTCGACACCTCCGGCTTCGACGGCGGGGGCTTCGGCGGGGGAGGCGACCTCGGGGGCGGCGGCGGATTCGACGGGGGCGGGTTCTGAGCCGTTGATCAGCGAACTCTCGGGCAGGGGCGATTCATGCTAGACCTGAAGTCATGTCTGGTATCGGCCGATTTCGGGCGAGGCTGCGGCGCACCGTCCGGCGACCACATCGGCACGATGGGGGGCGCTC
This region includes:
- a CDS encoding GH1 family beta-glucosidase, giving the protein MNIVTPQAYAREIAAEAVPGLPADFRWGVATAAYQIEGAAAEDGRTPSIWDTYCRVPGMVVRGENGDVACDHYHRMPEDVRLIADLGVDTYRFSLAWPRIQPGGRGPANAKGLDFYRRLVDELESRGITPWITLYHWDLPQELEDAGGWPARDTAYRFAEYAALAYDALGDRVKHWTTLNEPWCSAMLGYAYGNQAPGRKNFGDAIHAVHHLLLGHGLAARAIRETAAARGNELELGITLNLGTATPETDSHEDAEACRRADGLGRRLYLDPIVKGAYPEDVIADLALQNVELPVEKGDLAVISTPIDVLGVNFYRGTLFSGFTQEGSPVGADGLPVTRGVERDLPRTAMDWEITPTALTDLLVHLERDYGVPTVITENGAAFDDTVSEDGQIHDADRTTYLADHITAVAAARSEGADVRGYFAWSLMDNFEWSYGYDKRFGIVRVDYDTQERTLKDSAKWYRDTIRLTRDA